The window TTGAATCATGCTCTAGCTATTTGGTAAATAGTCTGGGCATCGTTCTGCTGCGAGGCGGTATAAATTCCACCCCTCGGTCCCAGACCTCCACTGGCTCAGGCGGTACTGGTCTCACTGGTAAGGATTCTCTCTTTTTGTCCTCTCCTTTCTGGGTTTGTTTCCACCCTGTCTTGCAGCTCTCACCCGGAGCCACGGACCGGGCAACCCAGGGGCAGTGCTGCCCGAAGCTGGGCACTAAGTCAGTCATACAACTTTTGACCAGAACCGCCCCACTTTGTGGCTGTTTGGTGCACAGGGCCCATCCCAGCTCTGCGCTGGGACCCTCACCCCATGGGGAAGGGGGCTTTGACCCCCGAGCAGCACAGTGGGGACACAGTCAGGATGGGGCTCAGTGTGGTTCGCCACTGGGTATGGGGTGTGGATgtgggcatggagctggggcCACAAGCACAGCCTGGCAGCCGCTAATGCTGAGCTTCCCCCCGAAGAAGCAGCACGCCCAGCTGAGCATGGCTTCCGAACACCAGATGCCGGCCTCCAAGCAGCAGCCCGCCAGCTCCAAGGTCAGTGCGTGGGGCCAGGACACCCCAAATCCCCTCTGGGCGTTCCAACTGCAGCTCCAGTGCAGGGGTGACCACGCGGCTGCTCTGCCCTTTGGGGTCCCCTCTGTGACCAAGGCATCCTAGTGAACCCAGGATCAGCTCCCAGTCCCCTGCCATCCCCACAGATGTGATGCACGCTCTCCTGCCGCCCCACTGAACCATAAAATCAGTGCTGAGCTGGCGGCTCATGGGGATGCGCCCTGTTGGCTGTGTCGTGAGGGTGGGGGCCCTATGGTCAGTGCTTATTTTGGGGTCAGTGTGGGCCATGCCCTGCTCTCATGGCCCCATTCTCCTGCAGATTGCGATCTTCGAGCAGGAGAACTTCCAGGGCCGCTGCCATGAGCTCAGTGGTGCCTGCCCCAACCTGAAGGATGCTGGTGTGGACAAAGTGGGCTCCATCCTCGTGCACTCTGGACCGTATGTTGGTGGGGGAGGGGGGTCCTGGGAGAAGGGTACTTGTGTTTGCCTTAGATGGAGGCtgctcccccagcactgcagtgctcgTTGTGTTTCGTAGCACGGAGAAGAGGGGGCATGGCAGGGGGCTCATCCCAGCCCCCCCTTGAAGCCCACCCTCTGCTCCCTTCCAGCTGGGTGGGCTACGAGCAGGCAAGCTGCAAGGGTGAGCAGTTTGTGTTTGAGAAGGGGGAGTACCCCCGCTGGGACTCCTGGACCAACAGCCGGAGAAGCGAcagcatcacctccctgagACCCATCAAAGTGGTGAGAGCACCCCGACAGCCACTACCCACCCGCCAGACCAAGGTCTGCAGCCCGATGGCTTCCCCCGCCTTCCCCCgccctccccagccccacgGGCGGAGGGGCAGCCCTCAGGGACCCCCAgggggtggtggggatggggagtgGTGCCCTGAGAGCGGAGGGGTGCGGCGGAGGGACCCcttgcctcagtttccccacgGCCCCAAGCTTTGCCCCCtgcccagccctggggctgGCGGTGCTGATCCCCACCTCCGCTCTCCCCGCTGCAGGACAGCCAGGAGCACAAAATTGTGCTGTATGAGAACCCCAGCTTCACCGGCAAGAAAATTGAGATCATTGACGACGATGTGCCCAGCTTCCATGCTCACGGCTACCAGGAGAAGGTCTCCTCTGTGCGGGTGCAGAGTGGCACGTGAGTACGGGGCGAGGGGAGTGGAAAATGCGCCCATGTGGCACCGCGCCGTGGCCATCCTGTGGCCATTGGTTGTGTTGTGGCCATCGGATCACATTGTGGCCATTGGGTCATGTTGTGGCCATCGGTTGTGTTGTGGCCATTGGGTCGTGTTGTGGCCATTGGGTCATGTCATGGCCACTGGGCCATGCTGTGGCCATTGAGTCATGCCCCGCGCTTGCCTGCAGGTGGGTGGGCTATCAGTACCCTGGCTACCGAGGCTACCAGTACCTCTTTGAGAAGGGTGACTACAAAGACAGCTCCGAGTTCGGCGCCCAGCACCCCCAGATCCAGTCGGTGCGGCGCATTCGGGACATGCAGTGGCACCAGCGCGGCGCTTACCACCCCTCCAACTGAAGCCCTTGCACTGCCGGGCACAGGGGCCGAGCGCTGCCCCCACCTGCCGCTGCCCCCATGGCCTCACCTCCCATCTCCCTCCGTGTGAGTCACACCGCAACCGAATAAAGCTTGGAGTTGCAAAGTCGCTGGTCTGGGCCCTTCCTTGGCGGGCACCCAGTGCTCACCTCCCTGCATGTGGGCCGTGGGGATAGAGATACTCACATCACCATGGGGTCTGCGGGGTGCATGGCTGTGTGTGGGTGTCCAGCCTGCACAGCTGCTTAATAAAGCAGTTATTAAGCACTGCTGATGCTTAATAACATTGCTTAATAACTGCTTTCACCCATAATAAGCCTCTAATTTAGCATTAACAACACTAAATAACGCTTTAATCATTTGCACTCTGAGTTGAGCAAATGCAGCTGCTGAGCGCTGGCtccagtgcagcactgcttggTTCCCCCCTGCAGCATCACCGTGGCTCTGTGTTGCATTGCACGCATGCAGGGCTGCACCGGGAGCAAGAGGTGCAGGATACAAGGGTGGGTGGCACCGTTGGGTTGAGTGCATCACTTGTACCCAAACGTGGGCACCAATGGGGTCTGTTGGAGACACAGGCACTGCAGCCATATCCCTGTGCACGGGGATGCTCCGCTGCAGGTTTGGCACCAATGCAGCCAAATGGAGGCACCGGGGGCTGTCAGTCCTACAAGTGGGGCTTTGCACCCCTGTGCCCCGCATCACTACCGGCTCTGGCACGGCTCCACACTGTGCAGCATTAATCATCCGCCAAATGCCACTCGGAAATGTCAGCCCCGCTGTGCATCGTGCTTGGCAGCGCCTCGCTGCGTCGCCTCGGCAGAACCGGCTGCCTGCAGATATCTGTGCCAAGGGAAAAACATCAGAACGGTCCCAGCCCTGAGCGTTTCTGTTGGGAGAAATGGGGGGTTTGATGAGCGCAGGGATGCCGCCCATGTGCTGCTGCCACCGCCGCGTCCCGGCAGCGGGGCTGGGGCTGTCAGCAGGAAACTACAGCATCCGGGGGGGGGGCAAACAGCACTGTGAGAATGGGGTGAGGAGACACAGAGGGTCTCAGGGGAAGGCAACAACAGCAGGAGGGGAAAATGTGAGTGTGTTGAAGGAGGCACCTCCGTGACCTGACCTGCTGGGGGATTTCCCTTTCACTGCGCTCAGATGGGGCTGGAGGTGACTCAGATGTGGCTGAGGTTGGGTTTTCCACTGTCTTCTGCTCTCATGCCCCCCAGGGTGTAAATAGCACTGTTACACACATCGCAGTGCCACATGCTGGACCACAACgtgctgtgagagctgcttttctctggCCCTGACAGGATGGAGAGTAATGGAAGCTAGTGGGTCCAGCAACACGGGGACCTGTGTCCCCCAAAGGTTGTCCCTGGGGCTTTGTGGTCTGAAGAGATGCAGCACCACAGCACAGGCAGGAGCAGGATTGGCCCTGGCTGGGCGCTTTCTCCATGGGGGTGGGCTGcaccctgcctgctgcagggccTATGTGGGAGGAGATGTGATTTCCTGGCTGAGTGCAACGCGCTGAGCAAGTGCTTCTGTTATTTTGCACTTGCTCCTGTTCTGACTCACCATTGCTCATCGGTAACCCTGGCCCCATCACCTGCGTCTGCCAATGGAAGGTGCATCCCAGTGCATCTCACTATATCCCATCACATTCCATCACATTCCATTGCATTccatcccattgcatcccattgcattccaccccatcccatcccatcccatcccatcccatcccatcccatcccatcccaccatCAGCTGATGTGAGCAATAAGTGCTGCCTTTGAAGTGTGATGGCAATTCCTCTTTGCAGCACCCACTTTTGGCTGCTGCAGGGTTTGCCACCATGGAAACCCCCCCCATGGAGCCCAGTGCTCCTCCAGAGCAGCGTTCAAGCATGTGGCTGTGCAGGATGGCCAGGCAGGACGTGGCACTGCTGCTCgctttgatttttaattgaACTGTATTGAGAAGCATAAGGTGGCTCTCATCCCACACCGGCCCCAGGTGCCACTGGGGCTGTCCCTGATGGTGTCCCCAAGACCTGCTGCtcagtggcactgctgctgtgctggcgGCCgtgcagctctccctgcctgtGGGTGGTTCTGCTGCCGTGCCAATAGACTGCAGCTAAAGCTGTACTCCGGGCTGTCAAactcagctttatttttcctcaccAGGTGAACAGCGGGGCAATGGCAGAGCCTGCACCCACCGTCCCTTGGATGGCCGTGTCTgcgtcctgctgctgctccacgCAGTGCCCAGCACGGTTCGCTTCCTTTGTGTCCTTTAATTCCCAACACCAGTGcaaatggggagaaaaaggaagacgGGAGAACTTCACGGCATCCTGGGCTTCCTCGGGCAAATGAACCTCCCTCCCATCCAGCTAAAATGCTAATTAAGAAACATCACATCTTCCAAGGCCAGAAATGGAAACAGCCACATGGAGACATAATGGGATTAACATGTATCAGGGGATTAGAGCAGCGGTGGGGATTTGGCGGCTCCTTCCCCGTGCCCtgcagcagtgtttttctcaAAGCTCCCTTACAAGACAGtcagcacagaaacaaatggTGAATAAAGCCCAGGGCTGAAGGCGCACAGCGGTGCGGACACACAGCTGGGTACGGTTACATGGTGAGCACAGGTGCCTGGAACGGTCCCAGTTGGCACCTGGAGGTGGGAACACCGAGCTCAAATTCAGAAGGCTGCATGGGGTTGGGGCTGtgcctgggctcctcgctgGGAAAGCACTGCTCGCTGCTTGTCCCAAAcccaggagcagccctgcagctccccgGGCTGCGTTCTGTCTTCGCCTCCAATAGCTTCCCCCTAAGGCATCTGTAAGCAGACAGCATCACGGCTGCCCCGGCAGCATGGAGACCGCAGCAGCACGGTGCCGGCACCGCTGCTTGAGTCCAGCACgcagcagctggaggtgggTAACTGCAGCGGGAGCCGCCGCTGCCATTATGCAATTTGGGGCTGTAAAAGCCACGGCGGGGACTCGCTTTCAATGTCAACACGAAAGGCAAAGAAACTATTTTCAGTGATGTCAACTCCTGGGCAGTGGAATTGCCAATTAGGGAACATCTGTTCCCCATAGGCCGAGCGGGCTGTGAGCCGCCACATGGCAACGTAATGGGATTAAAATGTATCACCGGATTATGGCGGTGCTGCAGAGATCAGCTGCTGGGGGAGTTCTTAGGAAATCAGGGGAAAAACGAACAGcatttttccctgtttctcTACATTCCTCTTCAGGATTGTCCTTTCTTCATTTGTCACTAACGTAAGGCACAAGAGCTGCTCCAAATGGGGACGCACCGTGTGGCCCCAGTGGTGCCAGGTTGGGCTCTTGGTGATGTCGGTGCTGTGGGGCcgtgggctgtgctggggctccTGGGTGTGCTGGGTGCCATGGGCTCACTGGGCAAACTGGGTGCCGTGGGTGCCATAGGTGCACCGGATGCCATGGGCTCCTGGGAGCCAAAAGCTCACTGGGTGCCCAGGGTGCCATGGGCTCACTGGGTGCCATGGGCTCACTGGGTGCCATGGGCACACTGGGTGCCATGGGCACACTGGGTGCCATGGGCACCGATTGCACACTTGCAGCAGGACcacagaagggaaggaaaggacgGCTGCATCACATGAGGGGGAGCGTCCGCCTTGGCTCCCTTCGAGATTTCCGGATGATAAGCAATTAAGAGAGAGAGATCTACAGAAGATTAAGTCCGAAGGCAAAGATCATTATCTGCTGAGGCACAGGGCCGTGCTGTAGGGCAAGCAGGGTGCTCTGTGTCCTGCTGCGTGTGGTTTACAGGCATGTAGCCCTTCCCTGCTCTACTCAAGCAGAAAGGAGCACATTGCTTTTAGTGTTTAATTGCAATCATTTCCAGGTCTCGTTCGCTCTGAATGCAGTGCGTGGCGATGCCAGCTCATTTGGAGGGTAACCCAAAGAGCCCTGCAGCAAAGATGCTCTCAGCGGTGCCAGAGCTCGGAAGATGAGAGGTGCTACATCTGTGCTCCCAGCATCAATCCCAACCCCGTGGGCATGGTGACCGCTCTGGAACCGCGCTTCCTCAGCTGTGAAATGAAGATAACCCACTGGTGTGCTTTACAAGGGCGCCGAGAGGGCAGGAGAATTGTTTGGCAGATGGGGACGTTCTTGCAAAGCCTGTGCTGGGCTCGGTGCATCCTGCAGCCATCAGCACTGGTGGGGTttgctgtggggtggggaggtGTTGGGGTTTGCATCACCCACGCCAGGCGCTCTCTGGGAATGAAggctctgagctgctctgctctggtgcCACCGATGCGGAGCGGTTATCGCTGCCATCTCTTCCAGACTGGAGAAGACAGGAATCAGGGTTGCTGAGCACACATTTCTGCCCAAATTACATCATTTATTCAGAGCATCAGATGCCGCAGTCTTTCATGGCTCCTCGCAAGGCTGGGATCTGGTGGGATGCGGGGCTATTAATAGGAACCAatctttccccttctcctccagGCTACAGGCAGAAGGATTCAGACAAGGGCCCCTTTGATGTGGGGAAAGCACAAACAGTGCTGCTCGGGTCACTCTGCTGCATCAGTGCTTCCTTGGGGTTTGCCCGTGGAGGACTCAGAGCCACAGCACCTGGATGGGCACCTCGGGGCACAGCTCCCAACTTTggctgaaacaaagcaaagcagcccaggagggaaagcagcagtgtgACAGCAGCATGGTGTGGCTCTGAGCTCCAGTGCTGGAGCGAGCCTCCTTTGTCCCCCAGTTTTGGGGTGTGATGGTGGGGCAGGGTGGGGGCATTCCCTCCTAGCTGGACAGGGGATGGGGACGAGGGGTGGTGGCAATGCCATGGACTTGGCTCCCGCTGCTGTTTGCCTTGCTGCTAATGTCGGCATCGCAGCTGGTTTGGGGACCAGGTGTGGGATATTGAATTTGGGTGAATGATCAGCCAAGGCAGCCAGTGCCAACTTCTGTGCAAACAGACACCGAGCATGAAGAGTCCGGAAAGAGGACAGAGTGGGGAGCGCTTCACCTGGCATTCCCATTATTTCCATGGGGCTTTCTGCAAAGGTTTTCCAGCATGCTGGCTGGGAGCAGTGGGCTCTCTGAGACCTCCAAGATCAACaaacccaacccatccccactgacCGCATCCCTCAGTGCAACATCCCCATATTCCTCAAGCCCCTCCAGGGATGATaacaccaccacctccccgggtATCACATATCAGTGCTTGGCCAACAtttgggagaagaaattttttctagAGGCCAACCAGTCCAACACAGAAGGGCCCAACACTCCATTGGCAGAACAAGGCGGGTGGTGGGATGCTGTTTGCTGTGTGCTCACGGAAGGTCGCAGCCCGGAGCTCAGCCCCATCGCCCGTGGGGCACAGAACTGCCCCGCAATGCGCTCCAACCTCGGCGCTGTCACGGCGGCTCGCAGCAACGCCGTGTGCCTTCCCCGGCTCTAATCAGATCATTagctttcagaaagctgtaGGAAGGAGGAGTGGCGGCACTTGAAAAGAGCTCAAAACAAGCTGAGTTGGAACCTTCAGACTTGTCATTGACTTTGCCTTTCATTCAGCCAATTATTTGTGACATATTTGAAGAAATTCAGGAGAGAGAGGAGCGAAAATCTGCATATGCGCCGGCTGCCACGCAGACAGGGCTGAGCACCGCGCGGGGCTGCACGTGGGGATGGGCACGGGGACGGGGACGGGGACGGNNNNNNNNNNNNNNNNNNNNNNNNNNNNNNNNNNNNNNNNNNNNNNNNNNNNNNNNNNNNNNNNNNNNNNNNNNNNNNNNNNNNNNNNNNNNNNNNNNNNGGGCTGGGCTCTGCCCGCGGGGTCGCGCGGCGCAAAGCTGCCTTGTCCCATTATATGGCAAATGGTGGGCGATTCTCCTGGCGGGCGGAAGAGGTAAAGTGTGTTTCCAGGGTAACCGTGGGTTGCTCGGCTGTTCGGCCTTAGGGAGTGCCGGTGGCGTTTCCTCGTCGTTGGAAGGCATTGCGGCTCTCGGTTGTAGCAGCGGCACGAAAATCTTGTCGTGGTTTGGTGACATTGTAGGGCGTGGTAGGGAAACGGGCAGCGTGTGGCGGCAATGCTGATGAAGTTGGCAGGCGGCTTCAGCCGGGGATCGTCCAAAAAAGCTTTCAAGATTGTATAAACTTTTATCCTCGCCATCTTTTGTAGCGTTTTCCTCACTGCGTCTGGGGGTTTTTCGTGTAAAACCAGCCAAGAAAATGTATTAGCAAGTAGATCTACTGAGCCTTTCTGCTTCAGAGCCATTAAGGAGGCCGGCAGCTGCTCAAATTGATGCAGCCCACGGTTCACCTGTGATGGGTGCGTGGTGTGTCGGGGATTCACCTGTAAGCCTCAGTATTTTCCCTTTCAGACCGCTCTCCACGTTGGTTCCTGGTGTGAGGCTGGAATTCCTGTGTGGCCAAAGCACTCAGGTGATTCCTGCCTGGTATCAGCGTGCTGGGGAGCTCTGAGGGCTGATAGTTAAGCACTCGGTTCCCTTTGTCCGTTACTGTATTGCAAGCTGTGGGGAGCAacaatatttcctttcctttcttcttttccatgctGTTTCCAGCtatgtgcagcactgtgccccTGGATGTGACCCCGCTGTgtctgcaggctgccagcagcaaggAGCACGGTGTTCCTGAGCAGTCCCAAAGgggtgcagcagctctgtgccgtGGGTCCTGGCTGCAGGGATGTTGGCACACACACAGttgtgccaggctctgctcGGTCCCTGCTTGTGTCCCTGGCTCTCTTTGCAGCCGACCTTGGCACCTCCCTTCCTTTTCAAACGGGGTTGTGACTGCAGAGTAAAAAAAATGAGCTTTCTCCATGGTGAGAATGCGTTGCTGTGCGCTGCCTCGTCCTCTCCTTGGGATCAgtctgtgctggagctgtgctcacAGAGCTCTCTCTCCTGGCAGCTTTTCCCAGTGCCGTCAGAATGAAGCTGGTGCAGCTCCGTGTTGTTTCCCTGCTGCCCATGAGTTGCTCTGGAGCAGTAAGGGAGCGTCCCATCGGTGCTCTGAAGCTGGTAGCTGCGTTACTTGCTGGCCTGGGGATGTTTCCTTTGGCAATGGCTTTGTCACGCTGCGTGGTTTTAAAAAGCCCTGCCTAGCAGAAGGGGTGCGTGTGCACATGAATGACTAAATGCAGGATTTAAGTGCTTGACttccatgcagtgctgctgtcctttCCGTATTTCCAAGCTATTGCTTTCTACGGGACGTTTTCCTGCAGGAGGATGTGAACAACACTGGTTGGAAGTCTCTTTCACTTTTGTAGCTTGGTGCACTTCCAAGATGCTGTTGGTAGGGAGATACTCAGAGTCTTCCCACAGTATTTATTAACACAGATGCTGTGTTCTGAGGCTCTTTGATTCCTAGCAGCAAGCAGCTTTTGGGAGGAAAGCTCTGTGTCTATTCAGTGCTTGGAGGCGACGTTCCCGGAGCAGCTTGCCTTGTGTGCTGTGGGCTGTTTGCAAaagctgggctgcagtgagctgctctGTCCTGCAAGCCCGGGCATGAGGCTTGCAGCGatgctgtgagcacagcccGTATCACTTCTCCACTTGATGCACGAGGGGTGACGAGAACCTGGGGGTGTTGCAATTTTTTAGGTGTgtttcttgttggttttttttttgttttgttttttacatagGAAT of the Meleagris gallopavo isolate NT-WF06-2002-E0010 breed Aviagen turkey brand Nicholas breeding stock chromosome 17, Turkey_5.1, whole genome shotgun sequence genome contains:
- the CRYBB2 gene encoding beta-crystallin B2, whose protein sequence is MASEHQMPASKQQPASSKIAIFEQENFQGRCHELSGACPNLKDAGVDKVGSILVHSGPWVGYEQASCKGEQFVFEKGEYPRWDSWTNSRRSDSITSLRPIKVDSQEHKIVLYENPSFTGKKIEIIDDDVPSFHAHGYQEKVSSVRVQSGTWVGYQYPGYRGYQYLFEKGDYKDSSEFGAQHPQIQSVRRIRDMQWHQRGAYHPSN